In Pseudorasbora parva isolate DD20220531a chromosome 9, ASM2467924v1, whole genome shotgun sequence, the sequence CCTaagttcataaattattttcaaaaatggattcaaaactgatttggaaagaaataaaacatacacacaaaataacttattttcaatataaaaagtgattgtggactggatattttttgaccttttatcacagtcttggacatgtcaaagattagtaacaacactggctctgatgcattgttagtttgtgtgcagcatcagatttacatttttttaatttaatttatatgcagttattatactctatacaaatgccagaaactaagcttcttctttttttcttcagcacaggcctatctaaagggttaatggtgccacatggttatcaactgtaaaaaatacacattttacctcttcccaactgggaaaaccaccaacaatcaagaatgcatgattatatggtgtcatggctttccaataatttttttttggctataatggaagtcaatggggcaaaaacagccatgaacagtaaatgagggagaaaaaatctgatgctgcacaaaaactaacaatgcatcaaagctaaagttgttacaaatctttgacatgcccaagacttttatatatgtattttatatttaaaataagtcattttgtgtggttttttttttttcaaatccgttttgaaaatcatttatgaacttggaaaataaagagtattattattttgggactggataatttgaactgaagagcctcataaattaatagacttattaataaactttgcgcgctcagacagcaacaggtcagCGCATGCCCATCAGTCAACAATTTCAAAAGAAGTTAACGTTTGAAGACGAAGACTACTGGTaagtaaataagtaaaaaaatatttttttgtaaaagacGACGGGGAATTATGTGTCGTGACGTGCTACAGGCCGGTTTACTACACCAGTAGAATACAATTCTGAAATTATGGTTTCTAGTTTTGGTGTGCCACCCCAAGATTTTAAGTGGCCCCATCTGGCCACCCCTATGAAAAATTTCTGGAGGCGCCACTGTCTGGACCTGAACTTCAGATATGGTAGTAGTCGCTTGGTTTCTGACACGTGGTGTAAACAGTGGACCAATGAAAACAGACTAGGTCATCTGTCCAATCAAAGCAGAGAAGACCAATGataacagactgggtcatctgaccaaccagagcagagtagaccagtcagaacagactgggccatctggccaatcagagcagagtagaccaatcacaacagacagGCCTGTCTTGTTCGTGTCAGTTAATGTTAGCAAATGgcaccttattgtaaagtgttaccattgttgtttttttatttacccTGTAGGGATCCAGAGGTATGACGTATCGCCTCACTTCTGGCTGAGGGGCAATCATGGCATTTCTTTTAACCTCTTCCCAGTTGCCACGGAGATTTGCCAGCCACAGATAGTTGTAGACAAACTCAAAGCTAAAGAGAAAAATAATACCATATCTTACCTGAAACCAGTTTATATTATAAAAGACTAATAATAGTGCTGATGAACAATAATAGATGTGCAAATCATCCTCTAAATGTTACAAATAAAAGCAATCATAAATTACAGTGGTGAATTGGCTTTGAAAGTCAAATTTTCATGTAAGTAAATCGTTCTGTTTGACTTACCCTTTCCAGGCACACAGGTCAAAAACAATGTACCCAGAGTCCTCATAGCAGTTGATGTGATGGAAAAGACCCATCGCAGAGGTCCTAAATTTATAGTCAATGTACTCCCCTGGATGCTTCCTTGCAATGTGTATCCACGTCTGTATGAATTGACACAAGGTAAAGACTCAAAGCCTTCTAAAGTTTTGTGATACTGCCATTAACAACATCAATGTAATGCGATAAAGAAACAAGAACATACGCCTTTGTCCTCATCAGATTCAAAGCAGTCCATATAGTTGGATCCTCGAATACTCCAGGCACTCAGGAATTTCAATAGGTCGATTTTGATTGGTGTTTCAACAAAGACAAAGTAGTTCTCTGTCATCCCAAAACTAGTAAGGGAAAGAAAAATAGGGAAAATgggtgttaaaggtgcactatgtaatatttttgctgtaaaatatccaaaaaccactaggccagtgttatatattttgttctgttgagtacttacaatatccctaatgtttccaactatttgtaaattgtgagaaaattgctattttaactaaggactgggatgtttcagcatagctttgagcgagtcgcctgtcaatcgcgtcatatctgcgctaccctcggttttattctgcagaagcgcttttctcttagcagtgtgaatatgtcacagcagcgccgagcgaacgcacagaagaacgtcataacataattttaaacacacttaaatgtatctaatatgataaactgaGCTGCTGGCTTTACCTTAttatcatgaccggaaaaagcggaagtgctcatccctggcgactgtgtcccgtcccgtcataataaaagtcccaatACTTGCGAGccatgtgtttgtataacaatcactccagcggccgtgctcagctccacaacactcggtcctgctctgctttaaaCTACAATAACGTtcataaccgcatccatgaacatgatttctgcccaagtcctattttccaccggctgtgaggtgaagaccacatttccccagatactgcgctcacactttcatcaaactacgcctttgttttgaataggcgccctccagtggacggaaagttgcatagtgcacctttaatgattAATCAATTTGTAAAACAAATTGGTTCATTGATCATTCCATCCCTGGGTCAAAACACTGCCAATGGGTCAATGACATATAAGAGTGTCTATATAAAGGAATGGTTTCAATTTCCTCTCTGGGACTGATAATGGAGCACATTGGTATGTAATACAAGTGCGTCAGTCGTTGCCCTGGTAATGCACGGATTTACAGACGATACGTGAAATAGCGACCGCATTATGGAGGATGATCAGATATCTTATTATTAACTTGCATTTACTACACTCAAATAGCTGAGAAACTGGTAGCCTTTTAACCGACTAGTGACCAATCCTGAGTGGCGATGTCATGATGGTTAGCCAACCATCATTAGAATTCTTGGGCAAGAATATTTTGTAAATCGTGCCATGCCAAACTAAGCTCAAGTAGAAATATAATtagaaacatttcttaactttCTTCGAGCTGATCAGCCTGACAGTGTAAAAATCTGCTTTTCATGCCATTTGCGACAAAACTGAATGACTTTAAATGACTCAAATGTCATGTGGTAAACTCATATAAAAACAAAGACACTTGTAATGCATAGGAGTGTAAACATCTAAGGTTTTTTggggtgttttaaaaaaataaataataataattagcccTATATATTCGTTGCCTTTTTAGGCAGTTAAAGCACATTGCATTTTCAACCTGAACCTTGGTTTGTTATAAAATTGTCAAATCATCTGAGAATTACTGATCTTAACAcaggttgttgttgtttgttttatgcATGCTGGTTGCAACATAAGTCTTCAATTTGGTTgacacatgttttttttcaaatattaagTAACCAGTGACATTAAGCTTCTTACCTAACTATGGTTAAGTAGTTTTTCTTTTCAAAAGTTTCATTAATTTAATTAGTCTTTTTCCATTATTATATCAGGACAGTTGCACCACCCTGAATTTTACTTTATGCACCCCCATCCCcaaaaaatacaattcaaacaGGATAAAAAACATCATGTCATTTACCCTCTATACTGCATTTGAGAAATAACACAATCAGTGCTGATATCCAGAGCTTCCATAACCAAGTTAATATTGAGTAACTTACATTATAGACActatgggccctatcatacacccgacgCAATGCAAAGACATGTGCAACGCacgtgttttttgctagtttcagcccgacgcagTTCTAATTTTCACCTCCAgtgccacattgtttaaatgtcaAACATCCCCCTTGGTACAAGCActactggcttttaaagggaatggtagatgagactctgattggtttattgcacgttacgctGGAGAGAATAAAACACCCATTACTCTAGAATAGGGAAAACCCTTTTGGATTATGGGCCTGACGTGTGATTGTTTTctgttgttaaactagcaaaagtgtgTACATATTGCCAGCATTTTTTCTCCAACAACAGATATAATTCTAAATAAATTTAAAGTCCTGCTCAGAGTAAGTTGAGTAgggttacatttggtgccgtgacccggttgggagtgaggtttagggagGTGAGTGTAACTGCCGTAGGCAAGTAAGATGTGTCCATGTAAACCTTCCTCCCCTAATCTCAAAAGGGGCCTTAGCGACTGATGTTAGCCGCTGGGGTCTTTAGCGTCCTTGTTAGCTTAGGCAAAGATGCTGGTTTGAGTCCCGCTAGGGGTTGGTCGAGTTGAACCGTTTATATACATGATCCTTTACTTATGATAAACAAAGTTCATTTGCATTTACAAGTACTGTAGCTATACTCATTTTTTATTAACTGTATTAAATTAGAAATTGAATGAAACATTGATTCTAAATATTCTTATTTATCTTAACTTCATTTGTAACAATATTATatcatatattataatataacaatGCGTTTCAGTTTTTGGGGGCATCACCAAACTGTTGCTGTGGACTGTTACCTGTGCACGTAGGATGGCTTGAACCTCTCAGCACTTGGGAACTGCACAACCACCTTGGATTTTTCAATGGGGTCAGATTTGTCTGCAAGATTTTGTTGACATTTTACCAAATTACTTAAGTAAGCATTGGCTATCATTTAACCAACCTTCTTCATATGTTTCTCAATGATCGTAAGACTGCTTACCTTTTTGTTTAGGTGGGATTCGGACAATATTGTAGGCCAGCGAGGCTCCTTTCCCCATGCAGTTTCCAATGTTGTACACCGTACCATCTTTCTCAATGTGGGGATGGGCTGTTACTCCATTTATGTTGACATAGTCACACATGTCAACCTTTTGGAACGATtaagtcatatttttttaaatgttggaaAGCTATTCAGGACTACACCAAATTCaaataattttacaataaatTGTTGAATTACCTTTTTCAAGGTTTCCAAGGTATCCACATTTACTTTGGTGATATAATTAGTCTCTGTGACTGCATAAAAATCCTCTCCAATAGGGTAAACGTTCACCAGGCAGTTGTCTGTCACCTCAACACCTTTGAAATACGAGAAGAACCTGTCAAAGGAAtcgcaaaatgtaaaaattgctGATGCACCAAACCCATAAGTATTGTCATGAGTGCTAAAGCTTTCAAATCTGTGAACTACACCTGTTTGTCTAAAGGACTGCTCAAACCAATAATGACAACTATATTGTAACCACACCAATAgacaataaaatgtttttatgtttattttatgcgCTTGCTGCAGATTGTCATCTTTCACTTTAAATGCTTGAGCTCTTTAAAACAGGATGGACTCTTATTGGCTGTCAATGATTTTTAGCCAATcagctgggggaaaaaaatgtgaTTACAACTATATGAATGGGTTGAGTCTTTGAAAAAGACATCTGTTATAATTGTGTTGCACATTCTAACCAATCACATGTGATTCTATTGCTAATAAGTTGACAGCTTATGAATACAATGTTTAATAATCAGAAGCATTCAGATTAATCATCGCTGAAATGCCTGAGTTTGGTGCAGATTGCGCTCTCACTCACTGAAATCTGTGCTCTCTGCTGCATATaagcttttttttctatttcagcagcgaaaatagtttCACACAAAGGTCACAGCACAAACATAGCGCATCTGATGAGGCATAAAGTTGGCTTGACGTTGGATGTTTGATATTAGCGAATTTAGGGACCATCTCTAAAGTTACATACGACATTGGTATACACGTTTCTAACTTGGATGCCATTGTCTTGGCTTatgagtcccaagacgtgccctgcCCGCTCGGTATTAGAGCCCACTCCACCAGGGGTGTAGCCTCTTCCCGGGCGCTGGCTCGTGGtgcctcgctgacagatatttgtagagctgcgggctgggcgacacccaacacgtttgctagattttatagcctacgtgtagaaCCGGTATCTTCCTGTGTACTCACTTCTCATAGTTGGTAGCACCGAAGTGCCGGTAGCATTTAAACAGAATGACTTACAGTCATTAAACCCTGTTGTAAAGTGTTCATCTAGGTGTTAAGTATGATGCACACCTATTCGATTTCTgatatttaatcaaataaactgGGGAATTACAcctaaaaatcatattttttcagACAAGCAACTGATAGTGTTTATAAATGAAGGAGTTTTACACACAACCGTATCAGAGGCCTATTGGATGACCTGTCGTGTTATACATTTCATGTACAGTGGTCATTTATGTATAGCCAACAACAAGTTTCCCAACAACAACATTCTGACATGTAAAAATGCTGAGTGAATAGTAACTTttgaaaaccactagccacattggctggtgagcaaaaagttaatgtcaagccctgattatagttatcatccttgatgtgaaagggccttaaatTGATTCAGACCTGGAGAAGATATTCTTGCAGGGATCTGGATAGGCGCAGGTTCCGAACTCAGTAATGACCACACGTTTCTCTGTCATAGCACGCACATAAGCATCTGTTTTGACAAACCTGTGAAAACCAAAACACCATGGacaaaaattatttgtattattttcctTTATCCAGAGACAAGTTTAAGACAACAAAATACTATTTGACATACTTGCGGAAATATGTGACCTGTCCATTGCTGAAATCAAACTTGTGCATGAGGGCCTGGCCATCAAAAAGATGGAAGAAAGGCTCAGCTCCGACCTCAAACAAACCGGGACCCAGACGGAGCAGACTGCCTTTAATAAACGACGGGATGCGACCTAAAAAAGGCACAttattcacaaatgtttgtttttcttttagaACTATTTGATTAGCCATACACTAGAGAATGGAGGTTAGCACATGTTGCTCATGTGAGCAACTTGGTTACATTCGCCATGCTGTTCCTGTCACGTGACCTTCCAGTGTAAGTTTTGTCGCTTCATTTCCATTTATACTGTAAATCCCCTCATGCGACAGGAAAGTGTCCATCTTCAGAATCTTGCTGGAAGTAGTAAGTCATTCGGGGACTTTTTGCCTACTGTTTTTTGAATTTACACTAAATTGCCAAATGTTTTTGGATGcatgcctttacatgcacactaactttaatgacatcccctTCTTAAtgcgtagggtttaatatggagttggcagctataactcttctgggaagactTTCCACATGGTTTATGAGTGTGTTTAGGGGAATGTTTGACCATTCATCTAGAATCcaatttgtgaggtcaggcactgatgttggacgaaaAGGCCTGGCTCccagtctccactctaattcatcccaaagttGTCCTATCatgttgaggtcaggactctgggCAGGCCAGCCAAGTTCCTCCACAACAAActtcctcatccatgtctttatagaCCTTGCttttgtcatgttggaacaggaaggagccatccccaaactgttcccacaaatttgggagcatgaaattgtccaaaatgtcttggtatgctgaagcatttagAGTTCCTTTCGCTGGATTTAAGGGGCCAAGACCAACCCTTGAAAAGCAACCCCACACCAAAATCCCCcgtccaccaaactttacacttggcacaatgcagacacgcaagtactgttctcctgaCAACTGCcaaaacccagactcgtccataagattgccagacagaaaagcgtgattcgtcactccaagGAACACGTCTACActtgctctagagtccagtggcggtgtgCTTTACATGACTGCATCCGatgttttgcattgcacttggtgatgttaGGCTTGGATCCAGCTGCTTGCCCATGGAAACCCATTACATAAAGCTGTCTATgtactgttcttgagctaatctgaaggccacacaaagtttggaggtctgtagctattgactctgcagaaagtcgGCGACTTATGCGCAcagtgcgcctcagcatgcgctgaccagtgattttaataataatttatgtgAATCATGCATAATGTATAAAATATGGTAATGGTAACCCACTAGTAATGACGCATGTGTTACAAATCCTTCAGAAggaattaataattatttgggTCAGGGTAATGATTTAAGCTTTACTACATCCTTCAGAAGGAATTACTAATTATTTTGATCAGTCTTCTAAAGTGATGATCATGGTAACAAACTAATAATTACTTAAGTGTAAATCCATTGGAAGAAATTACAGTCCACAACCTTACAAAAACATACCAAACCCTTACACTAAAGCTTACACTTTAGATgctttttaatgcttttcaatATAGTTGAATACTGATCCAAATAATTATTAGTTCCATCTGAAGTATTTGTTAATAGTTTACAAGTGGGTAACCATTACCTtcactttaatattaattataaattatgcattattCACATTAATTATGAACCTCTGTGAGATATAAAAAGTAGTCTAATTACTGATTAGCTAATAGCGAACTACCTCATTCAACTGAGAACTATCACTTACTAATTTGTTACATGTTTGAGTTTCTTGTTAGTAAATAGTAGTAACTAGAGtgttaataatgcattaataattTGTTCCTCTGTAGTTATTCATTAATGATAGAACAGTATTCTAAAATGTTAGCCAAATTTGTGAAGAATGAAGGAAATACCAGTAACTGTTGCTGGAAGAGGTTCGTTCAGCTCCTCCACGGTCTCAAAGATTTTCTTATAGCCTCCAGCAGGGTGttcaaaactgaaaatgatatttagatatttaaattaaatcattaaatacAGAGGAGGGCAAACCTAAGAAATTCAATACACTGTAttgtatacatttaaaaaaaaaatcactatatTTTGGACTATAACATTGCACCTACATGtctactaactctcattagagtgttAGTATAGTGTTTGTAGACTGGTAGGGTTGGAATAAGTTGACATGCAGTTGttaagttacttatagtcagtagaatgtcatTTGTGGAACAACAATAAACAGTTAGGAGATATTAAGCAGATACTGTCTAATACTCGAATGACCACAAGTTGACATGAAGCTACAAAGTGACTTAAGGaaccattaaaaataaagtgttgccCATATTTTTCCAATGACATAAGCAGTGCTATatgagaaaaaataaaacgaaagTCACTTACCGGCTAACCATGATTGTTGCTGGGACAGGACAGTAAATGTCTGTGACACCGCTTGTTCTTGTTGGTTTGTCAGTGGAGCCCTGAGTTTATGGGCTTTTATACTTTATCCTCTTAGACATTTTTGCACTGCCTAACTTTAACCCCTGTCACAGCCAATGGCAGTTATTCGCTAAACAACAATCCCATTGTACAAAGATCCTGAGATGCAAGCTACAAAAGCCATTCATCAAATAGGATTTGCTTCCCCTGATTTGAGGTTTTCACATTGCTAAAAGCTGTGAAGCAATCAGGTAGACAAAACGTGATTGTACAACGTCAGAAACATAAATAAGCTGAAGTCAGCTGATAActcccccccccaccccccaccccaacAAAGACTTTATTCGGGCCAATAATGAAACTGAGCacattataaaacataaaaaggacATTCTATAAAAAGGTGTTTTATAACTAGTTTAACTGATGTAGGGAATATTAGGATATGCAGTAAATAAGTGAACAACATTTTTGAAATGGCACCATAAAAAAGGCTTGCATGAATAAAGTCAGCATCGCTTTTGCACTAATGAAATTGTACTAAATATGTCAGTGGcaagaaattaaaatgtaaatatttgtcTAACAAAATGCATCAAATAAAACCCATGTTTTTGTCCCTAAAAAGCCATTCTTCAGAAGAGGGTGTGTAATCCAGCATATTAAGGCAGAACAACCAACATATTGTTTGCCCATACAACCCGAAAAAACAAGACCTTCAGTAAATTAGTCTAGCAGCAAAAACTGATGTTTTAAACATGATATATCTTATAGCGAACTGTCagtctacagtccctgacaaaagtcttgtcgcttgtgttcaaattgacctaaagtggcgctgaaatatatttctaatcaagatttttttacaagaaatggctcattttaatcccaccagcttttgtgataatgtttcagtgaaaaacctaactttcaaaaagtattctaatattcacagcttggtaaagcccattgagtcaatttttgcaaagacataagtgttgtcactttgtcatatgagcttcacctgtgactaataatggatcaaataggtctcaagtgtgtataaaaagaaccccagtacactagaccttcacatcaactgcaactagacctctgcaaacatgcctaagattcaccctgagactaaagttttgattatcaagaggctgaagaccagatccactgctgatgtggcagacaccttcaatgtgtctcagcgtcaagtacagaggataaaaaaaaagatttgaaaagactggagacgtttttgacaagcccaggtcaggcagaccccgcaagacaactgctcgagaggaccgtttgttggcttgaaaatccaaggccagcccattttccactgcagcagagctccacgagacctggtcacctgaagtccctgtgtcaaccagaacagtttgtcggattctgtctcgaaatggcctccatggtcgaatcagtgcccagaagccagcactaaacaaaagacaactgaaaaaccgtgtggcatttgcctaggcccacagcctgctaaaaggatggacgcaggaaaagtggcagaaggtggatttttcagatgaatcttctgttgaattacaccacagtcgccgcaaatattgcaggagacctactggagcccgaatggatccgagattcacccagaaaacagtgaagtttggtggcggaaaaatcatggtctggggttacatccagtatgggggtgtgcgagagatctgcagcgtggaaggcaacatcaatagtctaaaataccaagaaatcttggctacctcttatattcccaaccataaaagagggccaattctgcagcaggacggtgctccatcgcatacttccatctccacatcaaagttcctcgaggcgaagaagatcaagatgctccaggattggccagcccagtcaccagacatgaacatcattgagcatatggggtaggatgaaagaggacgcatggaagacgaaaccacagaatattgatgaactctgggaggcatgcaagactgctttcttagctattcctgatgacttcatcaataaattgtatgaatccttgccaaaccgcatggatgcagtccttcaagctcatggaagtcatacaagatattaaatttggatctcacagcaccacaacttaatttgctgacatatttttgtatttgcagtaaatttgttcaatttctgtataggcgacaaaacttttgtcttgccaaaatgtGACCTTTCTGTATTGATTAAATgagaaatattttttctgtgaaaattatttatttcagtgcattaaacatcatttgggagggttttagcttttcatatgagctatttctaacaccaatgaattaattaaaagtcaggttaatatcaggtatttctagaaaatagataagcgacaagacttttgtcagggactgtacactTTAATCTTTATTTCCTTTCATTCTGGAAGGCAAGTTCATATATTGTTCTTTTATATCTTGTATTTTTCCCCCTTACCTCATCCATCTGTTTTAAAAGCTAGTGCTGCTTATTTTATTTCCCAGGTTTTGCAACCTCTGAGGTCACAAGCACAAAGGCTTTTCGCAGCACACAAACAAAGGGCTTTGGTTTTTATCACATTCCTGAACAGATTTGTATTAATTCTGAAGAATGTTTGTTTACGCATCACAGGCCAAATTAAACAAGCACGTTTTTGCAAAGGAGAGTActgattttaaatgaaaatattactCTGCATTAGTCACTCTGGACATTTATGAGAGATTATGTATGAAATAATATCCCTCTAACCCATATCTATAAAAGGTGATGTCATGTATGACTAACAGTGATGTCATATTTTTGAAGCAA encodes:
- the rpe65a gene encoding retinoid isomerohydrolase; the protein is MVSRFEHPAGGYKKIFETVEELNEPLPATVTGRIPSFIKGSLLRLGPGLFEVGAEPFFHLFDGQALMHKFDFSNGQVTYFRKFVKTDAYVRAMTEKRVVITEFGTCAYPDPCKNIFSRFFSYFKGVEVTDNCLVNVYPIGEDFYAVTETNYITKVNVDTLETLKKVDMCDYVNINGVTAHPHIEKDGTVYNIGNCMGKGASLAYNIVRIPPKQKDKSDPIEKSKVVVQFPSAERFKPSYVHSFGMTENYFVFVETPIKIDLLKFLSAWSIRGSNYMDCFESDEDKGTWIHIARKHPGEYIDYKFRTSAMGLFHHINCYEDSGYIVFDLCAWKGFEFVYNYLWLANLRGNWEEVKRNAMIAPQPEVRRYVIPLDPYREEQGKNLISLPYTTATATMRVDGTIWLEPEVLFSGPRQAFEFPQINYKMNNGKNYTYAYGLGLNHFIPDRICKLNVRTKETWVWQEPDSYPSEPLFVQNPDAVDEDDGIIMTIVVAPGAQRPTYCLILNAKDLSEVARAEVDIISPVTFHGMYKP